In Rissa tridactyla isolate bRisTri1 chromosome 8, bRisTri1.patW.cur.20221130, whole genome shotgun sequence, one genomic interval encodes:
- the GPR52 gene encoding G-protein coupled receptor 52, with protein sequence MNQSRWIEWRTLNMSGSVMNRSERLSCPLGFGHYNAVDICILETVVIVLLTFLIIAGNLTVIFVFHCAPLLHHYTTSYFIQTMAYADLFVGVSCLVPTLSLLHYSTGVHESLTCQVFGYIISVLKSVSMACLACISVDRYLAITKPLSYNQLVTPCRLRICIILIWIYSCLIFLPSFFGWGKPGYHGDIFEWCATSWLTNAYFTGFIVCLLYAPAAFVICFTYFHIFKICRQHTKEINDRRARFPSHEVDAAGETGHSPDRRYAMVLFRITSVFYVLWLPYIIYFLLESSRVLENPALSFLTTWLAISNSFCNCVIYSLSNSVFRLGLRRLSETICSSCMCLKDRDVRDPKPRKRANSCSI encoded by the coding sequence ATGAACCAGTCCCGATGGATTGAATGGAGGACTCTGAATATGAGCGGTAGTGTTATGAACAGATCTGAGCGTCTCTCCTGCCCTCTTGGATTTGGTCACTACAATGCAGTTGACATCTGTATCCTTGAGACGGTTGTTATTGTCTTGCTAACGTTTTTAATTATTGCGGGTAACTTGACAGTGATATTTGTTTTTCACTGTGCTCCACTTCTGCACCATTACACCACCAGCTATTTTATTCAGACCATGGCCTACGCTGACCTCTTTGTTGGAGTTAGCTGCTTGGTTCCTACTCTCTCGCTGCTCCACTACTCGACAGGTGTCCACGAGTCCTTGACTTGTCAAGTTTTCGGATATATCATCTCTGTGCTCAAAAGCGTGTCTATGGCATGTCTGGCTTGCATCAGCGTGGATCGCTATCTCGCTATAACCAAGCCTCTCTCCTATAATCAACTGGTCACACCTTGTCGCTTGAGAATCTGCATCATTTTGATCTGGATATACTCTTGTCTCAtcttcttgccttccttttttGGTTGGGGAAAACCTGGTTACCATGGAGATATTTTTGAATGGTGTGCTACCTCCTGGCTAACTAATGCCTATTTTACTGGCTTTATCGTGTGCTTACTATACGCTCCTGCTGCCTTTGTCATATGTTTCACCTATTTCCACATCTTTAAAATTTGCCGGCAGCACACCAAAGAGATAAACGATCGGAGAGCTCGATTTCCTAGCCACGAAGTGGATGCTGCCGGGGAGACCGGGCACAGCCCCGACCGCCGCTATGCCATGGTTTTGTTTCGGATAACCAGTGTGTTCTACGTGCTCTGGCTCCCTTATATCATATACTTTCTGCTGGAGAGCTCTAGGGTGTTGGAAAACCCGGCGCTTTCCTTCTTAACAACATGGCTTGCTATAAGCAATAGTTTCTGCAACTGTGTGATATATAGCCTCTCCAACAGCGTTTTCAGGCTGGGACTGCGGAGACTGTCAGAGACAATATGTTCATCCTGTATGTGTCTAAAGGACAGGGATGTGCGGGACCCTAAACCAAGAAAACGGGCTAATTCCTGCTCCATTTAA